A genomic stretch from Helianthus annuus cultivar XRQ/B chromosome 1, HanXRQr2.0-SUNRISE, whole genome shotgun sequence includes:
- the LOC110939197 gene encoding uncharacterized protein LOC110939197, which produces MWKDGNDLVGHSSSQVWHSIRRRAEEVDWVKLVWFPQCIPKRAFLMWLVIRRKLLTQDKILQWDFTRRKNMNMMCCLLCYANVDAHDHLFFDCNYATQVWIKIRDKGGMSSVGPAWNAIIDWLGARANSKSAINFISRLIVAAAVYFVWQERNARLFRNQTRPPDALANLILQTVRYKLIGVKFKECNRVRRLLEAWEIYNNLDDKGG; this is translated from the coding sequence ATGTGGAAAGATGGTAATGATTTAGTTGGGCATTCTTCATCCCAGGTTTGGCATTCGATTAGGCGTCGAGCTGAAGAGGTGGATTGGGTTAAACTTGTTTGGTTCCCTCAGTGCATTCCTAAGCGTGCTTTTCTTATGTGGCTTGTCATTCGTCGTAAACTTTTGACGCAAGACAAGATTCTCCAATGGGATTTCACGAGAAGAAAGAATATGAATATGATGTGCTGTCTCTTGTGCTATGCTAATGTTGATGCTCACGACCATCTGTTTTTTGATTGCAATTATGCTACTCAAGTTTGGATCAAGATTCGTGATAAAGGAGGGATGAGCTCGGTGGGTCCGGCATGGAACGCTATTATTGACTGGTTGGGGGCTAGGGCTAATTCTAAGTCAGCAATTAACTTTATTAGCAGGCTCATAGTTGCTGCTGCTGTTTATTTCGTGTGGCAGGAGCGGAATGCTAGGCTATTCAGAAACCAGACAAGACCTCCAGATGCTTTGGCTAATTTAATTTTGCAAACTGTTCGATATAAACTAATTGGAGTCAAGTTTAAGGAGTGCAACAGGGTGCGAAGACTATTGGAAGCTTGGGAAATCTACAACAACTTGGACGATAAAGGCGGCTGA